The genomic window ACGCTGGGTCATATTGACCCGAGGTGATTGTATACCTTCGTAAAAAATTTTCAACACTCGCGGTGTAATTGACTTTTCGTGTAGCTGGAGATATACCCCCCCTCTACCTGTAGCAGTGTGGTACTCAGTGCGACGCCGCCTGCGCAACGAGATACACGTGTGTTGCGGCGAAACGGGTAAGTATGACCCAGCGTCATCGCTGGCGTGGTGTTTTcgtaacatatttaaatttctttattttaagttattgttaatttttcttACGTTTTTTAGATATTTGACAAAAATGGCGTTGAGGGATCATCCAGAGAGAATATTGGCGATTTTGGAAGAATCGGACTCCGATGAAAATGATCGTGATCCATATCCAGGTTCAGACGTCGAAGTGgatgaccatgtatctgaacGCAGCCAAAGTAGCGATACTGAACAGGATGCTAACAATACAGATACGGGCTCAGAGTCCTCAGATGACACAGGTGCGGACTCAGATGATGTCAACCTTTTGACCTTACAAAATCGACAACGGCAACACTTCAAAGGAAGGGACGGGACTATTTGGCAAAAAGCACCGCCACGACCGAATGTACGCAGAAGAtctgaaaatattatatgtgaGCCTCCTGGCGTAAAATCAGTTGCTCAAGAAGCCAAGACTGTGCAAGAATGCTGGAATTTATTCCTGACTCACGATATGCTGCATAAAATACAAGAATATACAAATTTGCATATACAAGAAAGAAGAGCACAGTGTGAAGATATTTCTCAACGTAGATACATGAATGAAGTGGAAATAAGTGAACTGAAAGCGTTTATTGGGCTGTTGTTTATGGCCGGATTTTATCGTTCTAATAGACAGAATTTGGAGGATTTGTGGCAAGCAGATGGTTCTGGTGTTGAAGTTTTTAGACTTACCATGTCTGTACAAAGATTTTACTTTATACAAAGCTCTCTGCGATTTGATGACAAGTCTACACGCGCTGAAAGACAAAACCTTGATAATTTGGCACCAGTGCGTGAAATTTTCGAAAAATTTGTAGAGCAGTGTAAGAAAATGTACTCTCCGGGAGAAACTTGCACTATTGATGAAATGTTAGTGGCATTTAGAGGGCGTTGCAAATTTCGGCAATATATACCATCGAAACCAGCTAAATATGGCATCAAGATATTTGCCTTAGTGGACTCCAAAGTATTCTATATCACCAACCTGGAGATATACGCTGGTAAGCAGCCTGACGGACCCTTTTCTGTTAGCAACAAACCCTTAGACGTGGTGAATCGTATTGTGTCACCTGTCTCCAAAACTCACCGTAATCTTACTTTTGATAATTGGTTCACTAGCTACGAATTGGTGTCTCATCTACTAAATGAACACAAGTTGACTTCAGTCGGTACCTTACGcaagaacaaaaaacaaattccacCTGGATTTATAACGACGCGCGGAAAAGAGTTACACTCGTCAACTTTcggatttcaaaaaaatattacactggTCTCTCACATcccaaagaaaaacaaagtggTCCTTTTGATGTCAAGCTTGCACCATGATAACAAAATCGATGAATCTACAGGTGTGAAGCAGAAGCCTGaagtaataactttttataactctaccaAAAGCGGAGTGGACGTAGCAGACGAGCTTTGTGCTACATATAATGTGAGCAGAAACTCTAAGAGATGGCCGCTGACGATATTCTTTGCAATGCTGAATATTTCAGGAATCaatgcaaatataatatatcgggCTAACAATGATAACACACGCATAAAACGGCGACATTTCATAAAAAACTTGGCACTCAGTTTGATTCAGGACCATTTACAAATCCGAAGAGCACATGTGAATTTACCTCGACAATTACGCAAAAGGATCGCAGATTTCACTAACGAACCTACCATAGAACC from Pararge aegeria chromosome 20, ilParAegt1.1, whole genome shotgun sequence includes these protein-coding regions:
- the LOC120632592 gene encoding uncharacterized protein LOC120632592, translating into MALRDHPERILAILEESDSDENDRDPYPGSDVEVDDHVSERSQSSDTEQDANNTDTGSESSDDTGADSDDVNLLTLQNRQRQHFKGRDGTIWQKAPPRPNVRRRSENIICEPPGVKSVAQEAKTVQECWNLFLTHDMLHKIQEYTNLHIQERRAQCEDISQRRYMNEVEISELKAFIGLLFMAGFYRSNRQNLEDLWQADGSGVEVFRLTMSVQRFYFIQSSLRFDDKSTRAERQNLDNLAPVREIFEKFVEQCKKMYSPGETCTIDEMLVAFRGRCKFRQYIPSKPAKYGIKIFALVDSKVFYITNLEIYAGKQPDGPFSVSNKPLDVVNRIVSPVSKTHRNLTFDNWFTSYELVSHLLNEHKLTSVGTLRKNKKQIPPGFITTRGKELHSSTFGFQKNITLVSHIPKKNKVVLLMSSLHHDNKIDESTGVKQKPEVITFYNSTKSGVDVADELCATYNVSRNSKRWPLTIFFAMLNISGINANIIYRANNDNTRIKRRHFIKNLALSLIQDHLQIRRAHVNLPRQLRKRIADFTNEPTIEPPQKIPGARRRCQICPSKKDKKTTHTCHACHIYICPEHLISYCENCSNSMSINEESED